In Papaver somniferum cultivar HN1 chromosome 9, ASM357369v1, whole genome shotgun sequence, the genomic stretch agcgtggaatttgtatcagattcattaggttcgcccacgttgttctcgatgactttaccacttcggagggtggtaatggcatggatttgatcaggtgaggtttcagtgcaggatgttgtgcctgtttgaaatatcctctttggattttgttggggttggctcggaagtttacccttttctctctcacatatttgatccatcttttgatctagactTTTCTGaatttgcatcaaactctgaaacatttcctctagggtggataatctcttgtctgtattgtgaggatatgattgttgttgagagttgattgttgttgagggtttctcgggtgttgataaccttgattgttctgatatccctgattgttttgatagctctgattgggttgagatggtcctccctgagtgggtccttttgaccatgaaaagttagggtggtttctccatcctggattgtaggtctgtgaataagggttatgctctggtttttgaaacatggcatgtgcctgttcaagcctagactcctggactgcaagcaaatctggacaattttggaattgatggttggggtcgttacaagcagcacaaacagacgaagcgacatgttctcggagagtagtggtggaaggttttgaatttttatgtagttctaactcttctaatctcctaactattgatgccatgtttgcttccctcaaaatccgcttcaatcctaaaagcctttgcttcggatgtagtctttctggtttcacggatggactcccattgttgcgtcttttcagctacttcaatcaagaagtcccaagaagcatcagcagttttatctacgaatagaccattacacatcgactcaaccgttgttcgggtggacacatctagaccttcatacaaaatttgcacaagtctccatttttcaaaaccatgatggggacattggagcaataattcattgaatctctccaggtatctagctaaggtctcaccttctaattgcacaaagctattcagactttgacgaattgtcgcagtcttgtggttcgggaaaaactttttgaaaaactcctttgtgaggtcatcccatgtcatgatggattgaggctgtaaagcatagagccaggcctttgccttatctttcagggagaaaggaaaaagccttaacttcagggtttcgtcggtcatttgagtgaaacgcagagttccacaaatttcctcgaattctctcacgtggtggtacgggttttcattctcaacacctctaaaaataggaagcatctgtattgtgcttgatttcagctcataatggccattagcctcgggtagcacaatacaagaaggttgactggctctagttgggtacatataatccttgagggtacggggttctcccattgtttctggttgatctggactgtctccctcagaacttagaatttcgataggttcgtctgggttaattctaacaagtctgtttgtctggtctctgtaggtcacaatcatgtcctagtaggtaccttaactaacatgttggtcagacagagcaatcggaaacagtttggcccacaagggttatgaagatttggttttgaatgggttttggtttaaagaaggtttttttttttttttttttttttttttttttttttttttttggtttaagatTGGGCTTTGAAAAAAATTTTTGAActtaacctagcataaattagcacaactcataaaagaaaataaaaacaataataataattaagacaagcccataaaagaaaaaagaaaaataaaagaaaaacaaaaaaaaacaaaaaaaaataattacagtcccaaatataaaaaaaaagaaaaagaaaaagaaaataaataaaaattattacaatcccaaataaataattaaattaattattacaagcccgaattttgaatttaaatgaggcccaagtgggttaactcatgggttaggcttacttggtttttggagggaagcccaaaaataggcttttagtccccttttagttgcaaagcccagttgggctttatgatcgtcctaaacagctcacgtccaagcccagcagcaacaggtggagcagagcccagcagcagcagcaacgaagcccagcaacaaaaggatGCAGATcccagcagcacttggtgaagcccaagagcagaagttactaagcccagctcagttggttcaagcccagcagcaaaggttggatcagagcccagcagcagaggttgcacaagcccagttgacagcttcagttggcagcccagttggcttggcagcaggcttggcagcaacagcagcagcagcagcttggcagcaccaacagcagcagcaacagagaaagcaggctttggctttggcttggcagcagcaccagcagcagcaacagcaacagctcagcagagaaggctttgcagcaggctttgcagcagacttggtagcaacaacaaataatgcacagctccagcagcagttagcaagtgaacaagatagcaatgaacacacacaactaggcaagcacaacaaggccacaacagctatgaaaacttcaaaaatatggcagccagctccccggcagcggcgccaaaaacttggtgtgacaagcaaagacacacaaaagcttgcaagtatacaaggccaagttatgatatagaaggtaagcagggggtcagtccacagggagtgggagcatacaagagaaacctaagctagcaaatgatgtaaaacaaggcaaagcaatatggcatacagacaagaaccacagcagcaaggaaAGAACCTAGTAaagaaccacagcagcaaggaaaacatacaagaaccaaggcttggaagccaagggcaaggtgaggattgtgcactgatttcagtgcacaacagctacaaatttcaggaatttaaacaagaaaaacaggcaaggaaaataactgaattgaaagcacacagaactgtaaatgtaagtgactgagaaggaattggtgggtaagccaaggcttaggatccaccttgtgtcctaatcaaatgacatgtttctaggttgagtttgatcctatgcatacatctagaaatagaagaatactaaattgctcaatagtctgcccctagcattggctgtcttttgacagcacagccaatcacaggcactatgtgcattggtatctcccatttgctcaagcaaaacaaagcatggaagtaactatcctagcttctagtcacttgacagtgcacaaggcttcagctgagccttggcctgatgctatttagctcatgctaaacatgagtATAACTAAAGCATTCATACAACAAACTGAATTCAAATGCAACAGATAAACAGGATACACACATACACACTATCAACTGTTGCTAAgacagaaattgaaaaaaatgagaattgattcaataaattgttcactggctagcccagagatagtttataacacaacccaacagtacatatttatacccacagattaaaattagggttcttccccctttTTCCAAaagtcagaaattagggttacctaatttgttgaaaattgagccttgaaatcgagcacccatgctttgaatcgtccttatgctccctcctgaatcttctgctaccattaatttccctaaatcgagatgttttatcaacctcacctaggacagttggtgagagaggataaaacaactaggtttagggggattgtttgggggtttgttctgtcgggtgatggtggaggttatggtgatggtggagtgatttgggggagaagatggtggagtgatttgggggaagggtcactgttgcaggagaggggaagaagaagaaagaaagaggagaagaatgggtcgatagtttagggtataggtataggttgctagggtgttgagcaggtgtagaggattttgatgtttcgcgaagctggaccgatggatgggaagatggcagaacaatctgacggcgagatggagtgaagcttgtagcgaccgctggattatataatacaacaaaatcaacgacgccagatggagttaggtgttgtagtgttaggcggagatatcaaacttcgatgtacagcaagggagcgaccgtcggatgcttctgagaactgatctgacggctgaagacgcaagcgggtatggatttgggtttgggaaatgagtttgggcttggaaaaccttgagcccacttcttctttaagaacaactttcttcttcttgagcccatttccagctttttggacgtgcgctccattctttgtggcctccttgcgtaatttctcccggcttttcaccacttttctgctctttttgctccgcaactcatccaatctttatttattacctaaaaatgcaaaattaagtaagaaaaatatttattcttgaaaacaatgaaaatacagaatatgggataaaatgtagaattaatgcataaaagatgagttaaatgccaacaaaaagggataaatatatacaatatttggcactcatcaaagcACCACTTCTAATCCCTTCCAAGATAGTTCAATCCTTAATTTTATAGATTCTTGTGTAACATCAGAGGACAATGACAAACTTTTGAGTCCTGTTACATTACAAGAAGTAAGAGAGACCATTAAGCAAATGACTTCTTGGACTGCGCCTGGTCCAGACGGATTCCCCCAGGCTTCTACAAACAACATCTTGACATTGTAGAAATTGATGTTTGGAATTCCGTAAAGAGTTTCTTTAACTCCagacattttcttaaggaaatgAACCATACTTTTCTCTCTTTCATACCTAAGGTCAAAAATCCAACTACTCTAGCAGATTTCAGGCCAATCTCTCTTTGTAATACCAGTTATAAAATCGTTTCCAAAATAATGGTAAATAAAATGAAACCATTGCTCCGTAAGTTGATTAGTCAATATCAATCTGCATATGTTCCTAATAGAAATATTCAGAACAATGTCATTATAGCGCATGAACTGGTACattctatgaaaaagaaaaaggataggACTGGCATCATGGGACTAAAGCTTGACATGTCAAAAGCGTTTGACAGAGTTGAGTGGTCCTTCCTCGCAAATGTGCTTAAAATATTTGGGTTTTCTAATCATTGGTGTTATCTCATCCATCAATGTATTAGCACAACCTCAATGTCTGTGATGCTAAATGGTTCTCCTTGTCAATCTTTTAAGCCTACTAGAGGTTTAGGACAAGGAGACCCATTGTCCCCTTACTTATTTATTATGTGCATGGAAGCTTTCTCTAGATATCTTCTAAATGCTGAAGCAAACCATATAGTACATGGCATCAAGGTAACTAGAAAAGCTCCGAGTATTAATCATTTATTATTTGCCGACGATTGTCTCATTTTTACTAAATCTTCCCAGGCTGAGGCTAGTAATCTTATGTCTCTGATAAAAGACTTTAGCCAAGTCTCAGGACAAATGATAAATTTTCAGAAATCAACTTGTTTTTTCAGTAAAAATGTGCACCCTGATCACCGTGTGTCTCTCATCAGAGCACTCAATGTCAGTAAAGTGGAACTCAATGAGAAATATCTGGGTATGCCACTGTTTCATGGCAGATCTAGAGTTGAGACATGTGCTCCTCTTACAGATCAGTTTCATAACATGTTAACTAAATGGAAAGTAGTCCACCTTAACCAAGATGGACGATCCATTCTAGTTAACCATGTTCTAAATTCTACTCCCACTTATACtatgaactctttccttctcCCTAATACCACCATCCAATACATGGAAAAGGCTCAAAGAGACATTTGGTGGGGTAAGAGCTCTCATGGTGGCATCTATATAAGAGGTTGCGGTAAGATTTGTACCCGTAAGTCTGAAAGCGGTATGGGCTTTCGCAAACTCAAACAAATGAATGTTGCTCTCCTAACAAAAACATCTTGGAACCTCATTCATTCCTCTTCAGAACTTTGGGTCATTATACTAAAGTGTAAATACTTTAGCAATTGTCATCCTCTTCATTATAAGAAAACCAGTAATCCTTCTTGGGTTTGGACTAGTATATCCACAGGTCTTGATGTCCTTAAAAAACACTCCATTTGGGAGGTTAGGAACGGTCAGCAAATCAATGCTTTTAATGATAATTGGATCTGCAATGCTTCTTCTCTATTATGCATTTCTTATCCTAACCCAAACTATTATGTTGCCCAGTTTATTGATCACACCACTTATAGCTGGAATGCTAATCTGTCGGAGTCTTTTTTCACTAGTGATAATTGTCACAAGATTATGAGAACTAGGATTCCTTTAACTGTTCAAGACAAACTAATTTGGCCATACACTAGGAATGGCTCTTTCACAGTTAAATCTACATATAGGGATATAACTAGTCACACTGAGAATACTAGCACTGTCAATATTCTAAGTCCTCTTTATAAGAAATTATGGAGTTCACCATGTTTGCATAAAGTCCAGATTTTTATGTGGAAATGTTTTGAGGATATCCTTCCATCTAAATGTATACTCGCATTCTATCGTCCTAACCTGAATATATACTGCAACATGTGTAAAGATTCTCAATATCAAACAACAGAGCATATCATTCTGCATTGTAGTTTTTCTCGAACTGTTTGGGCTTCAGTCATATATGGCAACTTAGTTTTACCTGATTCTGGTACAACCATAACTATGTATGATTGGATTAGGAAATGGTTATCTGGTAGTTACACTCCAGATCAAATCTGCCATATATTTACAACGACTTGGTGTATCTGGAAAGAGAGATGTTATAAGGTTTTTCAAGAAAAACAGGTTAACTACTCAAGTGTAGCTAGGTATGCCTGTAGATTGGCAAATGAAACCATGAGTTCAATGTCAACACAACATACTCTTAACCAACAACAACATGATAATCCCACGGATGATACGTCTGCTGCTCGAGAAAACATTCCAGAGGATACAATAGTAGTTCATGTAGATGCCTCTTTTGATCTTAATACTCATACTTCTGGCATTGGTATAATCTTAACAAACTCAGAGGGGGCCTACAAAGGATGCAAAACAATCTCAGGTCTAGCAATTGATGAAGAGGAAGCGAAAAGTCTAACAGTTCTGGAAGCTATCAAATGGCTAATAGTGCTGAACTACTCAAAGATGTCTGTGAAAGGAGATGTTAAAAATATTATTTCTTATTTGAATAAAAGTTCTAACCAGATCAGCTGGTCTAGTTCTACTATTTTAGATGATTGCTTATCCTTGTTAAACTCTTTCTCTTTTTACAAGTTTATTCATGTTAGTAGAGAACTTAATGGCTTAGCAGATAAAGCGGCCAAATATAGTAGGAAGAATGTTGTAACAGGTGTATGGGGAAATATATTTCATCTTTTAACTCAGCACTGTTTTTTTCTTAATATATTCTCttttcctagcaaaaaaaaatattgagaaaagtatttaagaGTGTGTCTATAAACTTGAAATACGCAATTTCCATGCTATGGGTTGATTCCAAGCTAGGGACAAATCaggagaaaaatgaaaaaaatatgaaGTATAGCAAGTATTTTAGGACAAAAAAAATCCTCTATTTTGAcatctaaactaggacggagaaagtatttttgttatcattatttatcattttcaacGTCAATAATTGACTTTATGTCATCTATAAATCAGAAGTGGTTAATGATAATCCCGTTATGAGATActttaaatctagaaataagaCCAATGGACGTAACTTTCTTTTAAGTACCAAAGAAAGAACATCATCCACAAGGATGAAAACAAGAGGAGAAATTGGGTCACCGTGTTTCACTTCTTTTTTAACTTTTAAACATATCAATGTCTTCTCCTTTCAAAAAGAACTAGTAAATCTGGCATTAAAAAACCATTTAATCTAGCTTAGCTTCCCCACAGGTTTTCAAACCTAAAATTTAATTGACGTAATGTGAATGCTGTTCCGAATGGCATTAATAAAAACTTATCAAATATTCACTTGGCACATAATGCCTTTTATTCGGAAAACAATAAATTCAGCTGCGATGAGTGTGATCATTAATCTGCCTTCCATACCCAAGTGTGATCACTTGGCACATGGCAGCATCGTAGATGTTTTATACAAATCTATAGGCTTTACTTTTTTTCTAGTGCGGTTGATGATTTACAGTTgcagattcaattcaatcaattCTGCAATTCTGGTTTAATGATATGGGAACACGGTCAACAGTCAAACATCGGATTCTATGTCAAACTCCAAACAAAGACAAGACACTATATGTATTTATTAACAAATGATACGTGCGAATCATTACATTAAATTTGTTGGTATTCGATGTTTGATGAAGTGTCAATCTAGTATGCATTTGAGTATTGGATCGTAGAAGCCTCGATACATATATATCCAAAATCCATTACCAGAGCGCTCGCGTGCAGTGCCTACGTCCTCTGTTTTAATTACACCAAAAGAATTCAAAATTTTCGGCTCTATTTACAGAAAAGATTcgaaataattaaattaaattttgaTTTTCTCCAGTTTCCCTCTTTCTTgaaaattatttaatttttgtcCTTCTTCATTGGCgagattctcaaaaaaaaataaattgattaACAAAATCTATGAATATCCATTTGAAACGAATATAAACCTGATTTGATCGGTTTTTGTACTGtatcatcttcattttttttgttttcttttctctgtATGATTTAGACCCTCTGATTTAATTAAAGAAACAACTTTCTCTGTTCTCACTACAGTGAAAGAAAGGGAGACTCTAAGAGGGTTTTGTCTGTGTTCTTCCAGAGGATTCGAACTAAAATCCAATGTTATTATTATACGTCGAGATCTAGaagagagtgaagaagaaggggtttttgtttttgcttcgttttttctctgcttccctctaaaaaaaatcaaaactttgtTTCTTCCTTGGCCGTGAAATAATTACATTGGGTTTTAAAAATCAGTAATTTCAGAAGTTTAGAAGAGAAAAAAGATTTGGTTTTGCAGTTGATGATTTTGTTCCTGGTTTCAAGTTTTAACTTTTAATTTCAAAGTTTCCTCTTTATCTCGTTTTCTGTAAAAATTTTGGGTTATTTTTAAGAGTTCTTTTTTATAATGAAAACCAACAAAATGTAGTAGTATCCAGAGATTCATCATCTTTTGAGCTGGCTTACAAAGTTTTTGAGTAAAATCATTACACCATTTTCTATTTCACTctgttcctcctcctcctcctcctcctccatcaTTTCTCAATCTTTACCATACTCTCATATTCAGAATCTTGAGCTTCCATCATCAGTATCAACAGTATATCCGTTCTGTTCTTTGCTGCTCTGCTCCATCTAGCAAaacgaaaccctagtttactttTCCTATACAATCTGGTGGATTTACTCTGTTTTTTAAACAGATTTAGGGGGCAATATAGCGAGATTCCCGGACATCATTAACTTTACACTGCATTTGATTGTTTTTATATGTTCCCATAATGATCTCCACTTTCTATCCACTTCaattttgaatttttaatttAAGAAGTAGAAACCCTAAAACAATCTCATTATTGCTAGATTCAAACCCATAATATCCGCTGTGATTTGTTTGTTGCTGCTGTCAATGGATTCTGTAaagacttcttcttcttcttctaaaccttcTTCTAATAATATTTCTGACATTGTTTACAGATTTGCTAAAGTTTGTAGGTTAAGATCTGTTGGGGTTTTTCCTAATgaaaaccctaacccaaatcatCATCActacaccaacaccaccaccaccaccaacagcagCTGTATCAGCAAGAAGAATGGTTCCACTGAAGTAAATAGTGATAGTACTGAATCTATAGAATGTAGTGACTTAAAAATCCATCCTGTGATTGAAACCCATGAAGATGTTGCTGCTATTGCAATCTTGAAGCTGTTTGATACGATTTCAGCTCTGAAATTAGCTTACATTCAGCTACAAGAAGCTCATATTCCTTATGATACTGATAAGATCCAAGTTGCTGATGATCAAATTGTTTCCGAGTTAAAAACTCTTTCAGATATCAAACGTTCTTTCAAACACATTTCAAAACCGAAGTCCGAACGTTCAGGTCCTATTTCGTATCAAGAGCTTCGAGATCAGGAGTTACGATCAGAGAAAATGAAGTCAGAAGTTTTAAGTAAAGACGCCGAGATTCTTAAGTTGAAGCAAGAAGTTAAGGAGTTAGATATGAAGAATCAAGATTTGGATTTAATGATCAGACAGAGAACATTGGATGGGAAAAAGTCTCTGCCGAAATCATTTGCTCATGCTTTCAAGTCTGCAACGAAATCAGTACATGATTTTGCAAAGCCTTTGATTAGTTTGATGAAAGCCTCCGGTTGGGATCTTGACCTTGCAGTGAATTCTATTCAAGATTCCGTCGAGTACTCGAAACGGTCACACAAGAAGTATGCATTTGAAGCTTATTTGTCTAGGAGAATGTTCCATGGATTCTCTTCCCTGACGCCTCACAGTTTAGATGACATCTTGAGGTTCAAAGATtc encodes the following:
- the LOC113310612 gene encoding protein GRAVITROPIC IN THE LIGHT 1-like — translated: MDSVKTSSSSSKPSSNNISDIVYRFAKVCRLRSVGVFPNENPNPNHHHYTNTTTTTNSSCISKKNGSTEVNSDSTESIECSDLKIHPVIETHEDVAAIAILKLFDTISALKLAYIQLQEAHIPYDTDKIQVADDQIVSELKTLSDIKRSFKHISKPKSERSGPISYQELRDQELRSEKMKSEVLSKDAEILKLKQEVKELDMKNQDLDLMIRQRTLDGKKSLPKSFAHAFKSATKSVHDFAKPLISLMKASGWDLDLAVNSIQDSVEYSKRSHKKYAFEAYLSRRMFHGFSSLTPHSLDDILRFKDSFDALVEHPNSEFAKFCRSKYLLVLHPRMESTFFGNLDQRAFVLSGGHPRTPLYQAFVKMAKSIWVLQAMAASDDSKAEIFVVRRGAEFSEVYMEDVVEEEDDTLQANPKSRFKVGIVVMPGFKLGQTVIKSRVYLTS